Below is a window of Mycobacterium dioxanotrophicus DNA.
GACATGTTGCGCCCAGGTCATGCCGGGATTGGTGGTGAAGCGTATTCCGTAGGTGCCAGCGTCGGTCAGGCTGTCACCGAAGAACACGGCTTCGCGGAGCTTCACAGGCGCCGCACTGGTGTCCGAGGAGGTGCCAGAGGAACCGCACGCCGTGAGCGCGCTGACCGTGACCGCCGCGGCCACCGCTGCTCGGACATGGACTGACATCGGCATTCTGAATTCCTTTACGGTGGAGAGTTTTCCGCGATTGGTTGTGCTGGATGTCGGCGATGGCCCTCTCGGCACCGACCCCGGTCAAGCGACCGCACCTCCATTTCGGCGTTGGAGAATCGAACCTAGATGAGATGGGGGTCACACTCGAGGTAATGCGCCGAAGCCGGGCGCGCCTGCGCCGAGTGGGCGGTCGGACACGGTGAGCGGTACGTCCCGTACTCTCGTCGGTCGCCGACAACCCGCCAGCTCCGGTTGTTCGGGTGTTCGCGCGGTTGTCCGTGCCGCAACTACTCACCACCGCGTGCGCATGATTAAATGCCCGAAACTGGCTCGATATCTCCTCAGACACTTCTCCCCCAATCCAATTGCCGCAGTAAGTAACTGCTAACAAATCCTCCCGTTCTAGAGACATCGAGTTCGTTACCGTCGAACCGGAGCAACTAAGCAGGATCGTGGGGCATGATGCCGGAAACCGACCGTCTCAGTGCACTAATGTTGCCGCCGCCGGCGCACAGCCGAGGTGGGTCTCGCTCAGGTACCGCTAGATGAGTATCTCTAATGCAAACTAAGAATCATTAGCTGTACTGAACCAGCTGGCATCCATACCGTCATACGCATGGCCTCACCTGTGCTGATCGGTTTCCTGACCGCGATGACGCTGATCGCCGCGATCGGCGCACAGAATGCCTTCGTGCTGCGTCAGGGCATCCGTGGTGAGCATGTCATCCCGGTCATCGCGGTATGTGCGATCTCGGATCTGATCCTCATCGCCGCCGGTATCGCAGGTGTCGGCGCGTTGATCACCGCCCACCCCGATGCAGTGTTGGTCGCCAAGTTCGGCGGGGCGGCGTTCCTCATCGGGTACGCCGCGCTGGCGGCCAAACGCGCCTACCGACCGTCGACGCTGAACCCATCGGAGAAGGCGCCGGCCCGCCTGGCCGAGGTGCTCATCACGTGCGCCGCGCTGACGTGGCTCAACCCGCACGTCTACCTCGACACCGTGGTGCTGCTCGGCTCGCTGGCCAATGAACAACGCGAGCAGCGTTGGCTTTTCGGCGTAGGTGCGGTCACCGCCAGCGTGGTGTGGTTCGTCAGCCTGGGGTTGGGTGCGCGCCGGTTGGCCGGCCTGTTCGCAACCCCGTCGACGTGGCGCGTCCTCGACGGTGTGATCGCCGTGACGATGGCGGCACTGGGTGTGTGGATGCTGATGTCCTGACGCATACGCGGGGGTCGCCGACGCGGTGAACCGCTCCTTGGGCAAGCTGGGTATCAACCGAACCCGAGGAGGAGCATCCGTGGACTTCACGACAATCCGGCACGAGCTCAGCGACGGCGTCCTCACCGTCGTTCTCGACCGCCCGGACAATCTCAACGCCTTTACCGTCGAGATGGCCGAGGAGCTGGAACACACCTTCGTCGCGGTCAACGACGACAACGCGGTACGTGCGGTCATCGTGACCGGCGAGGGCCGGGCGTTCTGCGCCGGCATGGACTTGTCCAGTGAGGGCAATGTGTTCGGCCTCGACGAGTCGAAGTCACCGACGCTGGCCGACATGGCCGATCTCGACAACCCCGCGCTGCGCAAGGTCCGCGACACCGGAGGTCGGGTGACGCTGGCGATCTACGGCTGCCGCAAGCCGGTGATCGCGGCCATCAACGGGGCCGCGGTGGGTATCGGCGCGACGATGACGCTGGCGATGGATGCGCGGCTGATGTCGACCAAGGCCCGCTTCGGCCTTGTCTTCGGGAAGCTCGGCATCACCCCGGAGGCGTGTTCCACCTGGTTCCTGCCCCGGATCGTAGGTATGCCAACGGCTTTGGATCTGGTCTACCGCTCCGACATTCTCACCGCCGACGCCGCGCGTGAGATCGGCTTGGCGCAAGCAGTCCACGAGCCGGACGCCTTGCTCACCGAGGCGCGGGCACTGGCCGATGCGTGGACGCGCGAGCGCTCGCCGGTGTCGGTGGCACTCATGCGGCAGATGCTCTACCGGAATTCAGCCCAGCCGCATCCGGTCGACGCACACCGGGTGGACTCCCTGGCGATGTTCTACACGAGCATCGGCGACGGCCACGACGGCGTGCGCGCCTTCCTCGACAAGCGCGCACCGCGGTTCTCCGGCAAAGCGTCCGAAATGCCGCCGTTCTACCAAGAGTGGACTCAGGGCGGCTAGTCGACACCAAAAAGAAGAGGGGCACCCGGCGTGGGTGCCCCTCTTCTGTGTCGCGGGTCAGCGTCCGTCGCCGAACACTGAGGTGACGCTGCCGACGGTGGCCTGATGCTGAATGTCGTGCACCCACTGGTTGTGAGTGACGTCAGCCTGAGCCGGCGCGGCCAGCCCGAAGACCGCGGTCGCAAAACCGGCAACGATGGCACTGGCAAATCCAAACTTCTTCATGTCGAAGCCCTTCTGTTCAGAGTTCGAGCCGTGGCGGTGATGTCGCGGTTCGGATGTCGGTCCACCGGGTTGAGGGGTTTCTCGCCGGTCTGAATGCCATAACGCAGTGGTCAGCGGCTTAATTCCACTGGCAGAAATTGACCGGTGGTTAGCAGCAATCGGTCGTTCCCGCGCCTCTGTCTGTGACCGCCGCCACGCGCCACACGCATACACCGGCAAACGGTTCACCGTTCATCCTGCCGTAGCGGCGCACGTCACTCGCACTTCTGCGCTATGACCGCAGAGTCGATGCAATCTGCACGGCACCGAACCGTCGAGCTACCGGGTTTCGCCGCTGTCGCTGCCCGGCGCCTTCTCGGACTGAGATCGCAGGATCTCCCTAGCCCGGCGCAACACGTCGAGCTGTGCCGGGTTGTACAAGTCCGCCATCGCGCCGCTGATCGCCTTGTCGGCGAAGCGTTTCCCACGCGGAGCATCCGATCGGGACTCGGCAAGCCCGGGATGAGCTTGGTTTACCGCCCGGATGTAGGGGACCAGCCGTTGTGCGAGATCCTGCCGCGCCGCCTCATCGACATCCGCAGGAAGATTGTCGAACTCTGCCGAAGCGGGGTCGTCGGGCGCGTCCCTCATCATGTCGGCGTAGACGCGCATCCCGCGTGGCCCAAGAACCCGGCTCAGCACGACGACAAGGGAGCGATCGGCGTCTGTCATTTTGGCCGCCGCAGCCGACGGAACGAAGTCGTGCGGCAGGTCCGTGGGCGCCGAGTGCTCCAACAGCGCGGCGAGTTCGTCGCGGGCGCGCTGCAGCCGTTCGATCGTCGTGGCGAGCTCAGCGTCGAGCTCCTGTAGGGCCTGCTCGGGATGTTCGTCAGAGTCACCCATCGCGGCGATCTGCGGCAGCGAAAACCCAAGTTCGGTCAGCCTTTTGATGCGCACCAACTTGACCAGATGTGCAACACCGTACTGCTTGTAGCCGTTGGAGCGGCGTTCAGGCTCGGTCAGCAGCCCGACGGAATGATAGTGCCGCACTGCGCGCAGACTGACGCCCGCGAGTTCGGCGATTTCACGTGTGCTCCAGGCCATCATCCCCTATCCTGCCAGGCTCGAACTTGACTATGACGTTACGTCCGAGTGTGCGATGTAGGCGTGACGACTGAACCGACTGAGAAGCGGACCCCGACGCTCCTCGAGCGCATGGGCGGTGTGTCCGGGCTGGTGTACGCCAGTGTGCCGACGTTCACCTACGTGATCGTCAACGCGATCGCGGGATTGAACGCAGCGGTCGCGGTCGCCGTCGGCACCAGCGTCGGCCTGATCCTGCTCAGACGCCAGCGAAAAGAGCCCGTTCAACCAGCCGTGTCCGGACTGCTCGGTGTCGTCATCGCCGGGTTGATCGCGCATTACACCGGCTCTGCCGAGGGCTACTTCCTGCCGGGAATCTGGATCAGCCTGGCCGTGGCCGCGGCGTTCACCGTTTCGCTCGTGGTGCGGCGCCCATTGGTCGGTGTGGTGTGGAATCTGATGCGCAGCGGCGGGCCCGATCCAGCGTGGCGCGCCGACAAGGTCGTCCTGCGCGGCTTCGATGTGGCGACACTGGTGTTCGTCGCCGTGTTCGCCGGGAGATTCATTGTCCAGCAGTGGCTTTACGACGCCGGCAGCACCGGATGGTTGGCGATCGCGCGGATCGCAATGGGCTATCCGCTGCTTGGCCTGGCGCTTGTGGTGGTGTCCTGGGCCGTCCGTCGCGCGAACCGGCGCCCCGGCGTGCGCGTCGCCCCTCCACACAAGCCAGGGCCTTCAGAGTCACGACCGGGGCGACGGATCTAAGCACCCACTGGACCTGGGCCTCGAATCCCACACTGGTGTAGGCATAATCGGGGATCGTCGCGCGGTCCTTGTATATCGACCACGTGCACACAGGCGCGTCGACGAAGACCGCAGGCGAGCGTGGATTGTTATCTCCGAGCCTGCCGCCGCGTTCTGACGTTCTCGACTGTGGCGGAATCCTGCGCCGCTGCTCACGTTGTTCGACTAGATTCCGGCCGGCTGGCGCGACACCGCGCCCGCCAGGACCAGCACCGACAGCCAGAAGGCGAACAGGGCGAGCCCAGCCGCGACGGGCGAGCGCCACTCGGCCACCAGGCCCGCCAGTCCGACCCCGGCCGGTACGGCCCCCTGAAGACAGGCGTTCTGCAGGCTCAACACGCGGCCCCGGATTCCGTCCGGGATGCGTTGAGCCTGCAGCACACCCAGGACCGCCCCCAGCACCGAGTTGCCGATACCGAACAGCGCGGCGCCCGCGAACACCCAGCCCGGACCGACCAGTGTGGCGAGCAGCAGGAATCCCGCCGTCGTCCCGGTCAGCGCGCACATCAGCCACCGCCGCCGCGACATCCGCGCGCTCACGCCGGCGAACACCGTGGTGCCGACCAGCATGCCGACTGCCAGGGCAGTCAGTACGAAACCCAGTAGATCGGGTCGGGACAACCCGCTGAAGTACAGCGGTAACACCAGGCCCTGCAGTCCGCCGAGCGCGACCGCCAGCCCCACGGTGAGGGCGACGGTGCTGATCAGGAATCGGCTGCCCCGCAGGGCAGTCGCGCCGACGGTCAGTCGACCCAGCATCGAATCATGTTCGGCGGCATCACTTTCCACGGATCCGAGACGGCGTGGCAGGGTCGCGGTGACCAGAGCTGCTGCCGCAGATGTCGCCGCCGTCACGAAAAGCACCGTGCTGCCGCCAAACAAAGTGAGCAGTGCGCCCGCCGCGGCCGGCCCGATCACCAGTGCCGCCGAGGTCATCGACTGACGCAGGCCGATCAGCCGCTCCAATGGCACCCCGGAATGCCGGGCCACCGCCGGCACCATCACCTGCCGGGCCGTCATACCGGGGACGTCGCCGAACGATCCGAGGATCGCCAGCGCCACCAGCCAACCGATGGTCAGTCCGTTCCCCATGTCTACCAAGGGGATCGCTGCGACTGCGGCGGCCGACACCAGATCCGAGATGATCGAACAGGTACGCCGGTTCACCCGGTCGATCAGTACCCCGGCGCACAGTCCGACCAACAACGCCGGCACCGCGGTCGCTGTCGACACCGCGCCGACACTGAGCGGGCTCCCGGTGGTCTGCAGCACGATCAACGGCAGTGCCACCGCCAGGATTCCGTTGCCGAGGAAGCTCAGAAAATGAGAACTCAGGTAGGCGACGGCAATCAACGGCATTCGTCCACGAGACGCTGTGCCGCTGCGGCACGGTCAAGTCACTCTTGACTGTGCCGCTACGTCCGGGTGTTGCATGGCCAGTGTGACGACATTACTGACCGATTCCGATTACGCGCGCGCCGAGCAGATGCTATTCCCGCACCGTGCCCGGCGAGTGCCGGGCACGGTGCTGACACCCCAGTGGTTCGCCGACGGTGCCCGATTCTGGTACCGGATCGGGACCCGCTACGTCGCGGTCGATCCCGATGCGAAGACGCGTGGCGCCGCCTTCGACCACGACGCGCTGGCCGCCGCACTGTCGGTGGCGGCCGGGCAGGCGGTGACCGGTGACGATCTACCGATTCTGGCCGTGGATATCCGCTCCGACGACACGGTGCTGTTCAGTGCATTCGGCCGGAATTGGAAGTGGGCGGACGGCGCCTGCACTGAATCCCAAACGGCTACAACCATTCCGGGTGGGATTCTGTCACCCGATGAGCGGTACGTTGCGTTCCGCCGTGACGGTAACATCTGGGTCCAAAACCGGGCGGATGGCACCGAACATGCCCTTACCGAGGACGCCGAACCGTATTTCGACTACGGCGGCCTGCCCGGCACCACCGGAGCACGGGCGCTGACCCGTGCGCTCGGCCTACCGCCGCCGATGATCCTGCACTGGTCACCCGATTCCACCCGCATCCTGGTGGCGCACATCGATCAACGCGAGGTACCCGAACTGGTGCTCGTGGAATCAAGCCCGGCCGACGGCGGTCGGCCCGTGGAACACCGCACCCGCTACACGATGCCCGGCGAGAACACCGTCGCGACGATGACCTGGAACGTGCTCGATGTCGAGCAACGCACGATCGTCCGGCAGCAGACCGAGCCGACACCGATCATGCACAATGTCGCACTCGTCTACGCCTGGTGGAGCGGCAAAGACGTACACTTCCTGCACCAATCACGCGATGCCCGCACCCTGGAACTGCGTCGTCTCGACCCGTCGACAGGTGCGGTCAGCACGCTGATCACAGAAGCCGGCGAAACCCGGGTCGACCCCACCGTGCTGCTCGGCGACCCGCACATGGTGCGGGTACTGGACACCGGCGAGATCGTATGGTGGTCGCAGCGCGACGGTTGGGGCCACCTGTACCTCTACTCGGCCGACGGCGCCCAGGTCAGCCGAATCACCGCCGGGCCGTGGCTGGTGAGCAGTCTGTTATGGGTCGACGAGAAAGATCGACAGCTGTACTTCACGGCCAACGGTCTCATCGAGGCCGACCCCTATCTGCGGCAGCTCTGTCGAATCGGACTCGACGGCAACGGATTCACCCGCCTCACCGATGACCACCTGGACCATGACACGGTCAGCCCACCGCAAGGCGGCTACCTGGTGGACCGAGCCTCGAGCCCGAGCCAGCCACCACACACGGCGGTACTCGACGGTGAAGGCCGAGTGGTGGTCGAGCTGGAGGCACCCGACACCGAAGACCTCAAGATCCTTGGCTGGCAACCCCCGGAGCGGTTCCGAGCGACCGCAGCGGACGGTAAGACCCCGATCTACGGCCTGCTCTGGCGACCGCACGATCTGGACCCGGACCGAACGTACCCGATCATCGAACACATCTATCCCGGGCCGCAGCTTTACCGCGCCGGACCGATGTTCAACCCGCCGCACTATGGCGAGCCGGAGGCCTTCGCCGCGCTCGGATTCGCGGTGGTGGCCATCGACGGTCGTGGAAGTGCGGGGCGCAGCAAGGCATTTCATGACCACTCGTATGGAGATCTCGGCAACGCCGGTGCGCTGGACGACCATATCGCCGCAATCCGCGAACTCGGACAGCAGTATCCGTGGCTGGACACCGCCCGAGTCGGGATCACCGGACAGTCCGCTGGCGCATTCGCCGCGGCGCGTGCCGTGCTGCTCTATCCGGACTTCTACTCGGTGGCCGTCGCTATCTCAGGCAATCATGACAACGCCCTCAACCTGGCGATGTGGGCTGAGCACTACCACGGCGATGTCAGCGCCGAAGGCAAAGCGGCGATCTCGAACGTCACGCTGGCCGCCAACCTGAAAGGCAAGTTACTGCTCATCCACGGCGAACTCGACGACAACGCGCACCCGTATATGACGATGCGGCTCGCCGATGCACTCATCAAGGCGGACAAGGACTTCGACCTGATCATGATTCCGGGTGCCGAGCACTCGCTGATTGGTTGGCTGCACTATTCGCTACGTCGTACCTGGGATTACTTTGTGCGGCATCTGCACGGCAGCGAGCCGCCCGGTTACCGACTACAGCCGCTGCTGCTACCCTCCCTCGGCTGACCGGCGCACGAACTCACCGGACCGCTTCAGCACATCCAGCTGCGCCGGGTTGTGGAGATCGGACATGGCCAGGTCTATCGCCCTGTCCGCGTACCTATTTCCCCGTGGTGCTCGCGCCAGCGACACCACGTCACCTCGGTGAAGTCCCTTTGGTCGGCGCCCAGTCCAGCGATTCAACAGCCGACAGGCACGAGAAAGACCCTTAATTCAATGGCACAGCATCATTTTCGGCTCGCCACTACCGCCGAATACCAATGCTGGATCGGATGGAACAACTTTGCGGCGACAGTGCGGCTCTGCCGGTCTGTAAGCACAATCTCGGCGCTCACGTCCGACGGGCGACCCACACGGCGCGTTGAGTGCGTACCGCTAGGTCGTTGCGGCCCAAGATG
It encodes the following:
- the lysE gene encoding L-lysine exporter, with product MASPVLIGFLTAMTLIAAIGAQNAFVLRQGIRGEHVIPVIAVCAISDLILIAAGIAGVGALITAHPDAVLVAKFGGAAFLIGYAALAAKRAYRPSTLNPSEKAPARLAEVLITCAALTWLNPHVYLDTVVLLGSLANEQREQRWLFGVGAVTASVVWFVSLGLGARRLAGLFATPSTWRVLDGVIAVTMAALGVWMLMS
- a CDS encoding crotonase/enoyl-CoA hydratase family protein — its product is MDFTTIRHELSDGVLTVVLDRPDNLNAFTVEMAEELEHTFVAVNDDNAVRAVIVTGEGRAFCAGMDLSSEGNVFGLDESKSPTLADMADLDNPALRKVRDTGGRVTLAIYGCRKPVIAAINGAAVGIGATMTLAMDARLMSTKARFGLVFGKLGITPEACSTWFLPRIVGMPTALDLVYRSDILTADAAREIGLAQAVHEPDALLTEARALADAWTRERSPVSVALMRQMLYRNSAQPHPVDAHRVDSLAMFYTSIGDGHDGVRAFLDKRAPRFSGKASEMPPFYQEWTQGG
- a CDS encoding helix-turn-helix domain-containing protein codes for the protein MAWSTREIAELAGVSLRAVRHYHSVGLLTEPERRSNGYKQYGVAHLVKLVRIKRLTELGFSLPQIAAMGDSDEHPEQALQELDAELATTIERLQRARDELAALLEHSAPTDLPHDFVPSAAAAKMTDADRSLVVVLSRVLGPRGMRVYADMMRDAPDDPASAEFDNLPADVDEAARQDLAQRLVPYIRAVNQAHPGLAESRSDAPRGKRFADKAISGAMADLYNPAQLDVLRRAREILRSQSEKAPGSDSGETR
- a CDS encoding DUF3159 domain-containing protein → MTTEPTEKRTPTLLERMGGVSGLVYASVPTFTYVIVNAIAGLNAAVAVAVGTSVGLILLRRQRKEPVQPAVSGLLGVVIAGLIAHYTGSAEGYFLPGIWISLAVAAAFTVSLVVRRPLVGVVWNLMRSGGPDPAWRADKVVLRGFDVATLVFVAVFAGRFIVQQWLYDAGSTGWLAIARIAMGYPLLGLALVVVSWAVRRANRRPGVRVAPPHKPGPSESRPGRRI
- a CDS encoding MFS transporter; this encodes MPLIAVAYLSSHFLSFLGNGILAVALPLIVLQTTGSPLSVGAVSTATAVPALLVGLCAGVLIDRVNRRTCSIISDLVSAAAVAAIPLVDMGNGLTIGWLVALAILGSFGDVPGMTARQVMVPAVARHSGVPLERLIGLRQSMTSAALVIGPAAAGALLTLFGGSTVLFVTAATSAAAALVTATLPRRLGSVESDAAEHDSMLGRLTVGATALRGSRFLISTVALTVGLAVALGGLQGLVLPLYFSGLSRPDLLGFVLTALAVGMLVGTTVFAGVSARMSRRRWLMCALTGTTAGFLLLATLVGPGWVFAGAALFGIGNSVLGAVLGVLQAQRIPDGIRGRVLSLQNACLQGAVPAGVGLAGLVAEWRSPVAAGLALFAFWLSVLVLAGAVSRQPAGI
- a CDS encoding S9 family peptidase, with protein sequence MTTLLTDSDYARAEQMLFPHRARRVPGTVLTPQWFADGARFWYRIGTRYVAVDPDAKTRGAAFDHDALAAALSVAAGQAVTGDDLPILAVDIRSDDTVLFSAFGRNWKWADGACTESQTATTIPGGILSPDERYVAFRRDGNIWVQNRADGTEHALTEDAEPYFDYGGLPGTTGARALTRALGLPPPMILHWSPDSTRILVAHIDQREVPELVLVESSPADGGRPVEHRTRYTMPGENTVATMTWNVLDVEQRTIVRQQTEPTPIMHNVALVYAWWSGKDVHFLHQSRDARTLELRRLDPSTGAVSTLITEAGETRVDPTVLLGDPHMVRVLDTGEIVWWSQRDGWGHLYLYSADGAQVSRITAGPWLVSSLLWVDEKDRQLYFTANGLIEADPYLRQLCRIGLDGNGFTRLTDDHLDHDTVSPPQGGYLVDRASSPSQPPHTAVLDGEGRVVVELEAPDTEDLKILGWQPPERFRATAADGKTPIYGLLWRPHDLDPDRTYPIIEHIYPGPQLYRAGPMFNPPHYGEPEAFAALGFAVVAIDGRGSAGRSKAFHDHSYGDLGNAGALDDHIAAIRELGQQYPWLDTARVGITGQSAGAFAAARAVLLYPDFYSVAVAISGNHDNALNLAMWAEHYHGDVSAEGKAAISNVTLAANLKGKLLLIHGELDDNAHPYMTMRLADALIKADKDFDLIMIPGAEHSLIGWLHYSLRRTWDYFVRHLHGSEPPGYRLQPLLLPSLG